The following nucleotide sequence is from Cicer arietinum cultivar CDC Frontier isolate Library 1 chromosome 2, Cicar.CDCFrontier_v2.0, whole genome shotgun sequence.
TCAAGCCCTTTTTCAAGTGAATTTTTGTTGAAGATGTAGTGCGACTGCTATCTTTGATTTCCCCTGCTCGCAAAACGAAACAGTATATGAGCTTAAAAAAATCCTCAAAAATGTTAGATTAGGTTAAGTTGAAGGATGAATGAAAGATACCTTCTGCAACAGCCATTTGCACATCTTCCATGCTCACGAGACCATTCTGTAATGCGTCCTTTTGTTCCTACATTTAATCGAAAAGTGAAAACGCAGAAGAAAAGTTAGCAAAATTTCATAATCAGGATCATGCTCGTTcatggagagagagagagagagagagagtgtgtGTGTACTCGACGCCATTTTTTGAAAAGCTTGCGCTTGCGCTTTCCGGATATAGACACGGGTTGCTGCCTGATCTTAAGCCTGCCGGTGGTAGGGTCACCGTGAATCTGTCTCTTCTTCTCAGCAACGAGAGCTCTTCTTCTTTTCTGAACCACATTAAACTTCGCCATCCCTGCGCTGCCTCTGCACAATCAAACcctaatttactttttttcaactttgatcctctatttaaatataaacaaacaaTAATAACAGAAAACGATTActccttgttttttttttttcttaatgtaatatttttcataaaattcaatacaattatttttatatataaaagtatgaccagaaaaaaatctcatttgagttaatttaattATCGCTAAAtgttttaagttatatttttttatatcgtTTATCtcaaatttgataataattaattcaattgaaagtttattatcatttaaaattgtgttaaatattgtaataatatatctattatattaatCATTCGAAAAATATTCATTAGCCCAAAGCTAAATTTAGTAAAGTTAAGACTTTAGGTCtctaaaaaattagttaatttttaatgtatatttagGACAAAgaatatacaaatatttaagtaatacaacaaataaaagacatcacaattataaaaagatacaactaatgatatatttaattaaaatattttgcatctcataaaataaaataaaaatatacaatttaaataaaatcatagtCAAATATTGTTAGTTTTAAAGAGTTTTCTATTTGTGATATCAAGATCATGTTTTAAAGTTTGTTTTATATTTCAACAAGTGTCAGATTCACCATGTATTTtatcaaatcttataaataatatatttttttaattttattaataacaatCTAAATAAgataatcttaaaaataaagtaataaaggTCTATTTACAAAATCAATGTTTTTAACTTTCACGTAATTTAGACAATCAACTTATTACAATTATAACTTAATATTTCATTATAATAATtcaagaaaattttcaaaatgcataaattaatatatcttaaaCGCTAATAATACAAAtgaatgtaatttaaaatattgaatcagaaataaaaaataaataaaaaaataattaaacttcaAGGTTCTAAacgaaattaagttaaatttatataatttaacatgACCTTTTGCTTAAAAATATCTTAATGAAATTTACCGTTAGAAAACTtagtttatttttctctcttttatgatattaataattataaggttaaatatataaaaataacacatataatagtaaataaataaaagcaacGTATCTTAtgtaaacaaaatataacatcctttttgtggaaaaattattacaacaattatttttttaaggcttattgttttaaatatatttatttacttatttctctcatctctaatttcttaatttaataaattgttaacatttttagaaaggaaaaaaaaacaattaaaacataaaaaacaatatGAAGAATAGAGAGAGGAAAAAATGTATTCAACCATTGTGAGGGAGTTTAAGACTTTTAAAGAgacttatcattattttttacaaaagtcTATCATTCAAGTGATTAGTTATGAAGGCCTTTGTAAAAAAGTCACAAGTTTAGCAAGTCTATCAACttaagttatattttgatatatgaCATATCTTTTGTAGTATATATAGCATTATAATTcatcttatttaaaatatattttataataataaatttgaatatgtcaaaaatttatataagtcaatatatttataaaaaatgctggtaaagttataatttaacataaaatacaaagcttaatattataataataacattaataaataaaaatatttaattaagtagGTTGATTTAATAGGTctaaaatgttatattattatGAAAAGTTCGAAAGATCTTCAATAAAAAGGTACATGTGGTCGAAACTGACAAAGTGGAGTAGGTAGAGAATACTTAGAGCGCGAGACAACTTTTTTTCGATCATTGTAGTATgtcatttttagttaaataaacttaaaaaaacaaatttactttggtaaaaaaataaaaatttgatttcacTAAGTTTAGTGGGATAGGACGTAAACTCTCTGAAAGTTGGTTCCACCTACTTTCACTTTTAGTAatatttgaagatttttttttacaaaaaaatatatttatttgttcaaatttataaaatacattgaaaataatacaaattcaattaaaattaaaattgacgAATCTACAAATAAACTAAAAAcatcaaagttaataatatagAATAACAAAATACCTATAAAGAGTTTtggtaattaaaataatgaacattacaacaaaaagataaatcaaATAGTGTCGCATCAAGACGACAAACAAAAGAACGTCGatcataaacaacaaaataaaaacacacaaaagacaagaaatatattgaaaacaatgcaaatttaatatcattaaaattgaaattgacaaaTCTAGAGATAAAGTCAAACcatcaaagttaataatataaaataacaaaatacttaTAAAGAGTTTTGGTACTTAAATCAATGAGTTTTGATAATTAAATCAATGAACATTGCAACAAAAAGAGATACTAAATAACGTCGCATCAAAATGACAAACAAAAGAACGTCGCacataaacaacaaaataaaaacacaaaagaCAAGAAATACATTAAGTCCTCTTATTTCATAAAAACATGGACAAAATTAACTTACATATCAGTCTATTTATCTATAACCAAATACACCTTAAATGTATGAGGATTTGAAGTTTTGGGACTTAATCCTTATTTTAttcaatcattttaaatttaaaggttaaatatatttttattttttgacttcaggttaa
It contains:
- the LOC101498222 gene encoding uncharacterized protein encodes the protein MAKFNVVQKRRRALVAEKKRQIHGDPTTGRLKIRQQPVSISGKRKRKLFKKWRREQKDALQNGLVSMEDVQMAVAEGEIKDSSRTTSSTKIHLKKGLKLKQLKRKGKNKRISDAPAAEISADAMVE